GAAATGGGCCTCGCGCAGGATCCGGCGCGCCTGTTCCAAGTTGCCGACCTCGGTCACGTCTGCGCGTTGCGCCGTGAGATAGGCCACGCAGCGCTTGCGGAGACCGGGGTCGTCTTCGAGCACGAGGATTTCGCTGCCCGCCGGGAGTACGGATTGGTCAGCCATCGGCCGGCTAATGCGCGGGAAATTACCTTTCGGGGCAACGCAAAAGGTGTTCAGCGGGGGCCCGTTGCGGCGCGGCGACCGCCATGCGGTCGGTTGACACCACCAAGGCGGCGGGCTGAGTGGGACGGATGCGAACGTTCCTGCTGCTGGCCGCCTTATCCACCATGTTGTCATCCGCCTCCCTTTCCGCCGCCAACTCCGGCGTGCCTGATCTCGCCGCCCTCGAACGGATGCACGCCCGGTTCGTCCCGGTGGAGCTGGGCGTGGATGTCTCCCGGTTGCCGGCAAACGAGCGGGTGGCGCTGCAGAAGATGATCGCGGCGGCCAAGGTCTTCGACGCCTTGTTCCTGCGTCAGGCCGATCCCCTCAACGAGACCCGGCTGGTCGGGCTGCTGCGCGATGAATCGCCGCTCGGGCGGGCCCGCCTGCAGTACTTCCGGCTGAATGCCGGCCCATGGTCTGCCCTCGACGAACACGCTCCATTCCTGCCGGGCGTCGGCCCGAAATCCACCGCCGGCAACTTCTATCCGGCGGGTGCCACGCGCGAGGAGATCGACCACTGGATCCGGCAGTTGCCCGAGACGGAGCGCGCCGCCGCGACCGGCTTCTTCACGACGATCCGCCGCGACCCGGCCGGGCGCTTCGTGATCGTGCCGTACAGCCTCGAGTATCAGGGCGAGCTTGCCGAGGCGGCCCGGCTTCTCCGCGAGGCTGCCGCCGCCACGAGCCAACCGACGCTGAAGGCGTACCTCGAGAAGCGGGCCGAGGCCTTCATCACCAATGACTATTACGCGAGCGATGTCGCCTGGATGGAACTCGACGCCTCGATCGAGCCCACGATCGGGCCGTACGAGACCTACGGTGACGGCTGGTTCAACTACAAGGCGGCCTTCGAGGCCTTCATCGCGCTGACCGACGACGCCGAGACCGCGAAGCTCACCCGCTTCAGCGGCCAGCTTCAGGATGTCGAGGATCACCTGCCGATCGACCCGCAGTACCGCCGCGCGAAACTCGGCGGCTACGCCCCGATCCGCGTCGTGAACCTCGCGTTTGCCTCCGGCGACGCCAACCACGGCGTCCAGACCGCCGCCTTCAACTTGCCGAACGACGAGCGCGTCGTCGCCGAGAAGGGCTCGAAGCGCGTGCTGCTCCGCAACGTCCAGCAGGCGAAATTCGACCGCGTGCTGCGGCCGATCGCGGCCCGGGTGCTGGCGCCCGGCGACCAGCCTCACGTCGCGTTCGACCCGTTCTTCACCCACATCCTCATGCACGAGCTGATGCATGGACTCGGGCCTCAGGCGCTGCGCGTCGACGGACGCGAGACGACGGTCCGCCACCAACTGCGCGAACTCTACGGCACGATCGAGGAGGCCAAGGCCGACATCTCCGGGCTCTGGGCGCTGCAGTACTTGATGGACAAGGGCGAACTCGACCCGGCCGGCGAGCGTGCGCTGTACACGACCTTCCTCGCGTCAACGTTCCGCACGCTTCGCTTCGGACTGACCGAGGCGCATGCGAAGGGCATGGCGCTCCAGGTGAACTGGCTGCTCGACGCTGGCGCGATCACGGTCGCGGCCGACGGCACCTTCGCGCTGGATGCCGCCCGGATGAAGGCCGCCGTGACCGGCCTGACCCGCGAGATCATGATGATTCAGGCGACGGGCGATTATGCCCGCGCGCAGGCCCTCCTGCAGCGGATGGTCGTGCTGCGGCCGGAGGTCGCCCGCGCGCTCGAACGGCTGCGCGACCTGCCGGTCGACATCGAGCCGCGCTACGTTTCCGCCGACTGACGACTCAGGCGACGGCCGGCACGATCCGATCGGTCGTGCCGGGCGGGCGCGCCGACGCGCGGACCACCACCTCGACGGGAAAGACAATGGGCGGCGCGTCCGCGGCAACCTGCCGCTCGATGCGCCCCAGCAGCAGTTCGACGGCGCGGGCGCCCATCGTGCGGAGCGGTTGGTGCACCGACGTGAGTTGGGGGACGCTGATGCGGGCGGCCAGGGTGTCGTCGAAACCGGCAACCGAAACGTCGTCGGGCACGCGCAGGCCCGCTTCCGCCAGGGCTTCCATCACGCCCACGGCGATGCTGTCGCTGGCGCCGAAAATGGCCTGGGGCAGTCGCGCACCGGGATGCTGCCGCAGCCACTGGCGCAAGGCGTCCCGTCCGCCTTCGACCGAGTAACTGCCGGCTGAGATCAGGAGATCGGCGCGCACCGGAATGTGTTCGGTGGCGAGCGCGCGCCGATAGCCACGCACGCGGCGTTGCGCGCCGGTCATGCCCTCCGGGCCGACGACGTGCATGATGCGCTGGTGCCCCTGGGAGACCAGCATCCGCACCATCTCGTAGGCGCCGCGCTCCTCGTCGCTCTCGATGTTGATCACGTCCTCGAGCTGCGAATTGGCGTGGATGGAGACGAACGGCGTGTGCGTCGGCAGGACGTTCTCCTTCGGCGAAAACGTCGGGGCGACCAGGATCAGGCCGTCGATCCTCCCGTCGCACATCGTCCGTAGCCGGCTCGCGTCCGGGCCCCAGTTGTGGAGCGAAAACACCGTCGTGTTCTGGTCCCGGGCGGCGGCGGCGGCCATGATGCCGTTGAAGAGCTCGAGGAAGTAATGGTTGATCTCGCCGCCGGAGAAAACGGCCGCCACGCCGATCGTCTGCATGCGGCGGTTGGCGAGCGCCCGGGCGGCCGCGTTGGGGCGGTAATCCAGTTGCGCTGCGGCCTTCAGGATGCGCCGTCGCGTCTCGTCGGAAATGCGCGACGACGTGCGCGCGCCGTTGAGGACCGCGGAGGCCGCCATGGCCGACACGCCCGCCATGCGACCGACATCAGCGAGCGTGGCGGCGCGGAGCGGACGGGAGCTTTTCGATTTCGGCATGGCGGAGGTTGACTGCGGGGACCGCGGCGGGGGCGGCCCGCGCGTGGCCGCGGCCGGCCGGGGCTCAGTACTTTTCGCCCCACTTCGCCCGCATGGATTCCTTGATCATCGGCGGGTAGATGGAGACGTGGTTGAAGGTGATCGTCTCGCCGGCGGTGGTGGTGAGCGTGAAACGGTAGACGCGCATCGAGGACGTGATCTGGAACAGCCAGGCCATGCGCCGATCCTCGGCGGCGATGATATCGGTCTTCCCCATCCAGCTGTTCTTTTCGAATTTGGGGTTGGCCTCGTCGAGGAGCAGGGCGGGTTTCTCGTCGGAGATGTCCTCGATTCGCAACCGCTGCAGCGCGGGGGCCTTGGCGGTCGCACTCATGCCGAACTGGTAATACGCCTGGCGGTTTTCCTTGCCGGGAAAGACCATCGCGAGCTCGACACGGTAGCCACCGCCCTCGCCCTGCGGCGGACCCTTGGACGTGAGCGGCACGTTGATCTTGCCGCCGTCAGAGATGGGCACGACCGCGAGAATTTCTCCGGTCTGGCAGCCACTCAGAAACGCGGCGAGGCTCAGGAGGAATGCAAGCAGGCAGGGGAGACGCATGCCGCCAGCACGAACAGAAACCGGGCGCGGTGCAATCCTCGGAAAGCCCCTGTGGGGGCGCGGCGAAAAAACGGTGGCGGCGCGCCGGCGCGGCTCGTTACCGTGCCCGGCGTGACCCCAATGATTCGGCTTACCCCCCGGAAGCTCACGTGCTGGGCCGCGTGCAGCCTCTTCCTGCTTGGTTGCGCGGTCCTGCCGGCCGCCAGTCCCGATGCCGTCCTGCCGTACGTGTGGCGCGATGTCGCCATCCACGGCGGCGGTTACGTCACCGGACTCGTCTATCACCCGGCCCAGCCGGACCTCCTGTACGCGCGCACCGACGTGGGCGGGGTCTTCCGGTGG
This genomic window from Opitutus sp. ER46 contains:
- a CDS encoding LacI family DNA-binding transcriptional regulator, with product MPKSKSSRPLRAATLADVGRMAGVSAMAASAVLNGARTSSRISDETRRRILKAAAQLDYRPNAAARALANRRMQTIGVAAVFSGGEINHYFLELFNGIMAAAAARDQNTTVFSLHNWGPDASRLRTMCDGRIDGLILVAPTFSPKENVLPTHTPFVSIHANSQLEDVINIESDEERGAYEMVRMLVSQGHQRIMHVVGPEGMTGAQRRVRGYRRALATEHIPVRADLLISAGSYSVEGGRDALRQWLRQHPGARLPQAIFGASDSIAVGVMEALAEAGLRVPDDVSVAGFDDTLAARISVPQLTSVHQPLRTMGARAVELLLGRIERQVAADAPPIVFPVEVVVRASARPPGTTDRIVPAVA